The Thermomicrobiales bacterium genome contains the following window.
CTGGTCGATCCCGATCGGCGAGCCGCGCCACGATGGCGCGGTCGGGCTGGTCGCGCAAAGCGGCAACATGGCCCTGACCCTGATGAGCTCCAGCCGCGGTCTACGCCTGGCCCACAGCGTCTCGGCTGGCAACCAGGCGGTCGTCGACGTGGTCGACATCATGAGCTTCTTCCTGGCCGAACCGAATATTCGCGTCATCGCCGCCGTAATCGAGGGGTTGTCGGACGTCGCCCGGTTCCGGCGCGTCGCCGCTCTCGCGTCCGAGCGCGACGTGCCGATCGTCGCGCTGAAGCTGGGTCGATCGGAGAAGGGCAGCCAGGCTGCGGTGGCCCATACCGGCTCGCTAACCGGCTCGGACCAGCTCTACGACGCGCTCTTCGCGCAATACGGCGTGATCCGCGTCGACGACCTCGAAGAGATGAGCGAGACAGCCAAGCTGCTCAGCGCCGCTCGCCGGCCGGCCGGCGCCGGGCTGGGGGTCTTCGCCAGCTCCGGTGGTGAATGCGGACTGATCTCGGACATGGCCGCCGCCAGCGGCGTCGAGCTGCCCGACTTGCTGCCGGAGACGCGCGAGGCGCTGCTGGGCTTGCTGCCGCCGTTCGCAAACCCGCTCAACCCACTCGACATCACCGCCGCCGGCTGGGGCAACCGCGACGTCTACCGCGAGACGGCGAAGCTGCTGGCCATGACACCAGGCGTCAACATCGTCGCCTGCATCGGCGATACAACCCGCGTCTCCGGCCCGATCTCGGCCACTGGCTGGGACAAGATGATCGCCGGGATGGCCGATGCCCGCGAGCAGACTGACATCCCGATGGCCATCATCAACATCCTGACAGACGCCTCCTACGAGATGACCGACACGCTGGCCGAGGCCGGAGTGATCCAGCTCATCGGCGCGCGGACCGCCGCCCGGGCGATTGGCCATGCCGGCTCGTACGCCCGCTGGCGCGAGATCCACTCAGCCGCCAGCTACGCGCACAAGGTAGACGCCGAGCGTCGACTCACCGCGCTCGCGCTGCTGCCGCCGGCCGGCAGCGGTGGCGTCTCCGAGGCAACCAGCAAGGCGCTGCTGAGCCTCTACGGCATCCCGATCCCGGCCGGCGGACTGGCGACGAGCCTCGACGCCGCTCTCGCGCTGGCCAACGAGGCCGGCTATCCGGTGGCGCTGAAGATCGACGCCGAAGGCATCCACCACAAGACCGAAGTCGGCGGCGTTGCGCTCGGCATCGAGTCCGACGACCAGCTCCGCGCCGAATACGCCGCCCTGCTGGAACGCGTCGCCGCCCGCGCACCCGATGCGCGAGTGCGCGGGGTGCAGGTCGAGGGGATGGTGGCCGGACTGGTCGAGCTGATCGTCGGCGGGCGCAACGACCCACTGTTCGGCCCGATCGTCGTCGCCGGCCTCGGCGGGATATTCGCGGAGGCGCTCCAGGACGCGACGACACGGCTCGCCCCGATCGATTCTGCCGAGGCGCGATCGATGCTGGCAGGACTACGCGGCGCGGCGCTGCTCGGCCCATTCCGCGGCCGGCCCGCAGCCGACATCAGCGCCGCCGCCGACATCATCTCCCGCGTCTCGGTTCTACTGGCCGAGCTCCCCGAAGTGCGTGAGCTCGACCTCAACCCAGTTCTGGTGAGCGCCGACGGCTGCGTCGCGGTAGACGCGCTGGCGGTGGTGTGAGGGGATCGTCCACGACCAGGGGATTCACCACTCAGGAAGAATGAGGAGACAAATGACGCGTCGATTCGATGACACGCTCCCGGAAAGACTACAGACCAGACTCTCCCGACGCGGACTGCTGCGCTACGGAGGCCGGGCCGGCGCCGCGCTCGCGATGATGGGCGGC
Protein-coding sequences here:
- a CDS encoding acetate--CoA ligase family protein, whose translation is MTTGSNWTRMSGDSASHPLYPLFYPRSVAVVGASPKGGYGLRVVEALKAFRFAGPIYPINPNYDEIAGLRAYPEIGSIPEPVDAVAIAVPSRIVPGVVRQAIEAGAKSGIAFGSGFAEAGEDGQALQAELRAICGDRFPLIGPNCLGVMSYLGDAALWSIPIGEPRHDGAVGLVAQSGNMALTLMSSSRGLRLAHSVSAGNQAVVDVVDIMSFFLAEPNIRVIAAVIEGLSDVARFRRVAALASERDVPIVALKLGRSEKGSQAAVAHTGSLTGSDQLYDALFAQYGVIRVDDLEEMSETAKLLSAARRPAGAGLGVFASSGGECGLISDMAAASGVELPDLLPETREALLGLLPPFANPLNPLDITAAGWGNRDVYRETAKLLAMTPGVNIVACIGDTTRVSGPISATGWDKMIAGMADAREQTDIPMAIINILTDASYEMTDTLAEAGVIQLIGARTAARAIGHAGSYARWREIHSAASYAHKVDAERRLTALALLPPAGSGGVSEATSKALLSLYGIPIPAGGLATSLDAALALANEAGYPVALKIDAEGIHHKTEVGGVALGIESDDQLRAEYAALLERVAARAPDARVRGVQVEGMVAGLVELIVGGRNDPLFGPIVVAGLGGIFAEALQDATTRLAPIDSAEARSMLAGLRGAALLGPFRGRPAADISAAADIISRVSVLLAELPEVRELDLNPVLVSADGCVAVDALAVV